From a single Aquincola tertiaricarbonis genomic region:
- a CDS encoding MFS transporter — translation MIRTESARGRAALMVAHCAGMVDLVALPVWVGTLIGRYGLDPQQAGLLATLFLGGAVVASVLLAPQFHRLPGRLVATLGFGLAGAGFFAVSRTSDFGSMAVLHALSGVCAGAALSVTHGTIARSANPHRLFAIVGMALGVFAIAFLGATPQVVAQAGGPALFIVLAGVMGVATVVSAFGFPVPDAAPATQVASAGRIPAAVWCGIVGIACMGLVQSMTFSFLERVGDHRGFGPQAVTGVLIALGFVNLLPAVLAALLEKRWVARTVMLVGPVLQALLVATIMNATVFAPYALAASVFAAVMIFTHTFAFGLLARLDTSGRAMAATPAMLMIGAALGPILGGTLVKAAGYGSLGAAALLIAAVAVFCFSRLPGRAAPHANGPQVAAH, via the coding sequence ATGATCCGCACCGAATCCGCCCGCGGCCGCGCCGCGTTGATGGTGGCGCACTGCGCCGGCATGGTCGACCTGGTGGCCCTGCCCGTCTGGGTGGGCACGCTGATCGGCCGCTACGGGCTCGACCCGCAGCAGGCCGGCCTGCTGGCCACCTTGTTCCTGGGTGGCGCCGTGGTTGCCAGCGTGCTGCTGGCGCCGCAGTTCCACCGGCTGCCCGGTCGCCTCGTGGCCACGCTGGGCTTCGGCCTGGCGGGCGCCGGTTTCTTCGCCGTCAGCCGCACCAGCGACTTCGGCAGCATGGCCGTGCTGCATGCGCTGTCGGGCGTGTGCGCGGGGGCGGCGCTCAGCGTCACCCACGGCACCATCGCCCGCAGCGCCAATCCGCACCGGCTGTTCGCCATCGTCGGCATGGCACTGGGCGTGTTCGCCATCGCCTTTCTCGGCGCCACGCCGCAGGTGGTGGCGCAGGCCGGCGGTCCGGCCTTGTTCATCGTGCTGGCGGGTGTGATGGGCGTGGCCACCGTGGTCTCGGCCTTCGGCTTTCCGGTGCCTGACGCAGCGCCGGCCACCCAGGTGGCCAGCGCGGGCCGCATCCCCGCGGCGGTGTGGTGCGGCATCGTCGGCATCGCCTGCATGGGGCTGGTGCAGTCCATGACCTTCAGCTTCCTGGAGCGGGTGGGCGACCACCGCGGCTTCGGGCCACAGGCGGTCACCGGCGTGCTCATCGCACTGGGCTTCGTCAACCTGCTGCCCGCCGTGCTGGCCGCGCTGCTGGAAAAGCGCTGGGTGGCCCGCACGGTGATGCTGGTAGGCCCGGTGCTGCAGGCGCTGCTGGTGGCCACCATCATGAATGCCACGGTGTTCGCGCCCTATGCCCTGGCGGCCTCGGTGTTCGCGGCGGTGATGATCTTCACCCACACCTTCGCCTTCGGCCTGCTGGCGCGGCTGGACACCAGTGGCCGCGCGATGGCCGCCACGCCGGCCATGCTGATGATCGGCGCCGCCCTCGGGCCCATTCTCGGCGGCACGTTGGTCAAGGCCGCGGGCTATGGCAGCCTGGGCGCCGCGGCGCTGCTGATCGCGGCGGTGGCGGTGTTCTGCTTCTCGCGCCTGCCCGGCCGAGCGGCGCCGCATGCCAACGGCCCCCAGGTGGCGGCGCACTAA
- a CDS encoding Bug family tripartite tricarboxylate transporter substrate binding protein, translating into MTTRRHLATLLAAALCLGTALPARAAWPDKPITLVVPYTPGSPADTLARTLGEGLSRRLGTPVVVENKPGGNTQIGTAYTARAQPDGYTLMLGNMDSHVVHPLLGKHLSYDAVRDFAPVALVARPTTVLVASPGGPVRDAADLLRLAKAQPDKLSYGSWGQGSVAHLWGVLLEQTAGIRLYHVPYQGTPAALQALMGNQIDLMFAPPALAVAQAQAGKLRLIGSTAAQRLPQYPDLPTLAEQGFAGFEGSTWFGVFAPARTPTELLDRLNQELQQVLQSPETASKLAPLSMTPLGGPRSVLADLQRDSRARWARLIAERGIKLED; encoded by the coding sequence ATGACGACACGACGACACCTGGCCACGCTGCTGGCTGCCGCCCTGTGCCTGGGCACCGCGCTGCCGGCCCGCGCCGCCTGGCCCGACAAGCCCATCACCCTGGTGGTGCCCTACACGCCGGGCTCGCCGGCCGACACGCTGGCGCGCACGCTGGGCGAAGGCCTGTCCAGGCGCCTGGGCACGCCGGTGGTGGTGGAGAACAAGCCCGGCGGCAACACGCAGATCGGCACCGCCTACACCGCCCGCGCCCAGCCCGACGGCTACACGCTGATGCTGGGCAACATGGACTCGCACGTGGTGCACCCGCTGCTGGGCAAGCACCTGAGCTACGACGCGGTGCGCGACTTCGCGCCGGTGGCGCTGGTGGCCCGGCCCACCACGGTGCTGGTGGCCAGCCCCGGCGGCCCCGTGCGCGATGCGGCCGACCTGCTGCGCCTGGCCAAGGCGCAACCCGACAAGCTGAGCTACGGCTCGTGGGGCCAGGGCAGCGTGGCCCACCTGTGGGGCGTGCTGCTGGAACAAACCGCCGGCATCCGCCTGTACCACGTGCCGTACCAGGGCACGCCGGCCGCGCTGCAGGCGCTGATGGGCAACCAGATCGACCTGATGTTCGCGCCGCCGGCGCTGGCCGTCGCGCAGGCGCAGGCCGGCAAGCTGCGGCTGATCGGCAGCACGGCCGCGCAGCGGCTGCCCCAGTACCCCGACCTGCCCACGCTGGCCGAGCAGGGCTTTGCCGGCTTCGAGGGCAGTACCTGGTTCGGCGTGTTCGCGCCGGCGCGCACGCCGACCGAACTGCTGGACCGCCTGAACCAGGAGCTGCAGCAGGTGCTGCAAAGCCCCGAGACCGCCAGCAAGCTGGCGCCGCTGTCGATGACGCCGCTGGGCGGCCCGCGTTCGGTGCTGGCCGACCTGCAGCGAGACAGCCGCGCCCGCTGGGCCCGCCTGATCGCCGAACGCGGCATCAAGCTCGAAGACTGA
- a CDS encoding cyclase family protein, translated as MPRRFVDLSIYLENDVLSDPPPLAPRITYQKHADTLPEFMAMIPGTKPEDYPDGEAAAAEWVTLTTHNGTHLDAPWHFHSTQDAKNGGSRPSITIDQVPLEWCFQNGVKLDFRHFPDGYVATAADVQAELARIGHTLQPLDIVVVNTRAGSRYGHPDYLGAGCGMGYEATMYLLERGVRLTGTDAWSWDAPFSYTAKKVAETGDKSLIWEGHKAGRDIGYCHLEKLHNLEALPPFGFTISCFPHKIRGASAGWTRAVAIFEEAGATA; from the coding sequence ATGCCCCGCCGCTTTGTCGACCTCTCGATCTACCTTGAAAACGACGTGCTGAGCGACCCGCCGCCGCTGGCGCCCAGGATCACCTACCAGAAGCATGCCGACACCCTGCCCGAGTTCATGGCCATGATCCCGGGCACGAAGCCCGAGGACTACCCCGACGGCGAGGCCGCCGCCGCCGAATGGGTGACGCTGACCACGCACAACGGCACCCACCTCGATGCGCCCTGGCACTTCCACTCCACCCAGGACGCGAAGAACGGCGGCAGCCGGCCCAGCATCACCATCGACCAGGTGCCGCTGGAATGGTGCTTCCAGAACGGCGTGAAGCTGGACTTCCGCCACTTCCCCGATGGCTATGTGGCCACCGCCGCCGATGTGCAGGCCGAGCTGGCCCGCATCGGCCACACGCTGCAGCCGCTGGACATCGTGGTGGTGAACACCCGCGCCGGCAGCCGCTACGGCCACCCCGACTACCTGGGCGCCGGCTGCGGCATGGGCTATGAGGCCACCATGTACCTGCTGGAACGCGGCGTGCGCCTGACCGGCACCGACGCCTGGAGCTGGGACGCACCCTTCAGCTACACCGCCAAGAAGGTGGCCGAGACCGGCGACAAGAGCCTGATCTGGGAAGGCCACAAGGCCGGCCGCGACATCGGCTACTGCCACCTGGAAAAGCTCCACAACCTGGAGGCGCTGCCGCCCTTCGGCTTCACCATCAGCTGCTTTCCGCACAAGATCCGCGGCGCAAGCGCCGGCTGGACGCGGGCCGTGGCCATCTTTGAAGAAGCAGGAGCCACGGCATGA
- a CDS encoding cupin domain-containing protein, translating into MSFKPIERIVTGHDAQGRAIVAQRGPLPTVVEISAIPGTVFHEVWATSGSPAPVGNGPDPTLGPLTLPPPRQGTRIRFVDIPPDTPEFLAHGAARMHDAFSQIGDAAASTVQAHSPHPLMHRTESVDYGIVIDGELTLVLDDSEVPLKPGSVVVQRGTNHAWANRSGRPCRMLFVLVDGVYEADVAQALQQAAGRTA; encoded by the coding sequence ATGAGCTTCAAGCCCATCGAACGCATCGTCACCGGCCACGATGCCCAGGGCCGCGCCATCGTGGCGCAGCGTGGCCCGCTGCCGACGGTGGTGGAGATCAGCGCCATCCCCGGCACCGTGTTCCACGAGGTCTGGGCCACCAGCGGCAGCCCGGCGCCGGTGGGCAACGGCCCCGACCCCACGCTGGGCCCCTTGACGCTGCCGCCGCCGCGGCAGGGCACGCGCATCCGCTTCGTCGACATTCCGCCGGACACGCCCGAGTTCCTGGCCCATGGCGCGGCCCGCATGCACGATGCCTTCAGCCAGATCGGCGATGCCGCGGCCAGCACGGTGCAGGCGCATTCGCCGCACCCGCTGATGCACCGCACCGAAAGCGTGGACTACGGCATCGTCATCGACGGGGAGCTGACCCTGGTGCTGGACGACAGCGAAGTGCCGCTCAAGCCCGGCAGCGTGGTGGTGCAGCGCGGCACCAACCACGCATGGGCCAACCGCTCGGGCCGGCCCTGCCGCATGCTGTTCGTGCTGGTGGACGGCGTGTACGAGGCCGACGTCGCCCAGGCGCTGCAGCAGGCCGCAGGCCGCACGGCATGA
- a CDS encoding Bug family tripartite tricarboxylate transporter substrate binding protein, translating into MNARRHALKTLAAGSAWLAAPALRAQPGFPSRSLTLMVPWPAGAPSDAFARRLQPALQQALGQTVLVDNLGGAGGTLGVARAMAQPADGHTLLVGTPTELVLSPLTMPAVRYKAEDFTLLAHFGRVPYVLCSRTSHSARTLAEWLAPRPAGSVPPTIGNIGPGSLIHLMSLQFEKTAGLPLTHVPYRGVPPMAQDLMGGQLDLAFLPLAGQTVAQLEQGRIRALGVSTPRPAALYPQLPTLAAGDPRFEHFDFDVWGGVFVRRETPAPVMQRLHQVLAAVLSEPGFVEWSRSTGSNPLPVWPLAEAQAFYPREVARYTALLRAFPDAAKN; encoded by the coding sequence ATGAACGCCCGGCGCCACGCCTTGAAGACCCTGGCGGCCGGCAGCGCCTGGCTGGCCGCACCCGCACTGCGGGCGCAGCCCGGCTTTCCCAGCCGCAGCCTCACGCTGATGGTGCCCTGGCCGGCCGGCGCGCCGTCGGACGCCTTCGCGCGCCGGCTGCAGCCGGCCCTGCAGCAGGCGCTGGGGCAGACCGTGCTGGTGGACAACCTGGGCGGTGCCGGTGGCACGCTGGGCGTGGCCCGTGCGATGGCGCAGCCGGCCGATGGCCACACGCTGCTGGTGGGCACCCCCACCGAGCTGGTGCTGAGCCCGCTCACCATGCCCGCGGTGCGCTACAAGGCCGAAGACTTCACGCTGCTGGCGCACTTCGGCCGTGTGCCTTACGTGCTGTGCAGCCGCACGAGCCACTCGGCCCGGACGCTGGCCGAGTGGCTGGCGCCTCGGCCCGCCGGCAGCGTGCCGCCGACGATCGGCAACATCGGCCCCGGCTCACTGATCCACCTGATGAGCCTGCAGTTCGAGAAGACCGCCGGCCTGCCGCTGACCCACGTGCCCTACCGCGGCGTGCCGCCGATGGCGCAGGACCTGATGGGCGGCCAGCTCGACCTGGCCTTCCTGCCGCTGGCCGGCCAGACGGTGGCGCAGCTGGAACAGGGCCGCATCCGGGCGCTGGGCGTCAGCACCCCGCGGCCGGCCGCGCTGTATCCGCAGCTGCCCACGCTGGCCGCCGGCGACCCGCGCTTCGAGCACTTCGACTTCGACGTCTGGGGCGGCGTGTTCGTGCGCCGCGAGACCCCGGCACCGGTGATGCAGCGGCTTCACCAGGTGCTGGCCGCGGTGCTGTCCGAGCCCGGCTTCGTCGAGTGGTCGCGCAGCACCGGCAGCAACCCGCTGCCGGTGTGGCCGCTGGCCGAGGCCCAGGCCTTCTACCCCCGCGAAGTGGCGCGCTACACCGCGCTGCTGCGCGCCTTTCCCGATGCTGCGAAGAACTGA
- a CDS encoding fumarylacetoacetate hydrolase family protein, with protein MKFATLANGSLDGQLLVVSRDLQRAIAVPRIAPSLLDAMQRWAAVQGPLQDVYDQLDAATAPEGSFAFDPAACAAPLPRAPQWLDGSAFLNHSHLMDQAFNKPPPPMVDTVPMMYQGASDDFLGPCDDVPLPSEADGIDFEGEFGVVTGPVPMGVTPEAALGCVRLLLQINDWSLRALGPHEMKTGFGFLQAKPSTAFAPVAVTPDELGPAWRDGRVQLRLQVQWNGERFGEPHGGEMSFHFGQLIAHAARTRRLTAGCIIGSGTVSNAARSAGSACIAERRVIEKIDQGESRTGFMRFGDRVRMQAVLDDGQPGPFGVIDQRVVHAQP; from the coding sequence ATGAAATTCGCCACCCTTGCCAACGGCAGCCTGGACGGCCAGCTGCTCGTCGTCTCACGCGATCTGCAGCGTGCCATCGCGGTGCCGCGCATCGCCCCCAGCCTGCTCGATGCGATGCAGCGCTGGGCGGCGGTGCAAGGCCCGCTGCAGGACGTGTACGACCAATTGGACGCGGCCACTGCGCCCGAAGGCAGCTTCGCCTTCGATCCCGCGGCCTGCGCCGCGCCGTTGCCGCGCGCGCCGCAGTGGCTGGACGGCTCCGCCTTCCTCAACCACAGCCACCTGATGGACCAGGCCTTCAACAAGCCGCCGCCGCCCATGGTGGACACGGTGCCGATGATGTACCAGGGCGCCAGCGACGACTTCCTGGGCCCCTGCGACGACGTGCCTCTGCCCAGCGAAGCCGACGGCATCGACTTCGAAGGCGAGTTCGGCGTGGTCACCGGCCCGGTGCCGATGGGCGTGACGCCCGAGGCCGCGCTGGGCTGCGTGCGGCTGCTGCTGCAGATCAACGACTGGAGCCTGCGCGCCCTCGGCCCCCACGAGATGAAGACCGGCTTCGGCTTCCTGCAGGCCAAGCCGTCCACCGCCTTCGCGCCGGTGGCGGTGACGCCCGACGAACTGGGCCCGGCCTGGCGCGACGGCCGCGTGCAGCTGCGGCTGCAGGTGCAGTGGAACGGCGAGCGCTTCGGCGAGCCGCACGGCGGCGAGATGAGCTTTCACTTCGGCCAGCTGATCGCGCATGCGGCGCGCACGCGCAGGCTCACGGCCGGCTGCATCATCGGCTCGGGCACGGTGAGCAATGCCGCGCGCAGCGCCGGCAGCGCCTGCATCGCCGAGCGCCGCGTGATCGAGAAGATCGACCAGGGCGAGAGCCGCACCGGCTTCATGCGCTTTGGCGACCGGGTGCGCATGCAGGCGGTGCTGGACGATGGCCAGCCCGGGCCCTTCGGCGTGATCGACCAGCGCGTGGTGCACGCACAGCCCTGA
- a CDS encoding NAD-dependent epimerase/dehydratase family protein translates to MHVLITGAAGFIGQALAHQLLRQPMVEGRPLTRLGLLDRTPAAVAVPSAATAPTLQHWPCDLADPKAQAALAHRLAEDPVDLVFHLASVPGGSAEQQVVLARQVNIDATAVLLEAAQAQVQAGGPVPVFVFASSIAVYGTLVAPVDDATPLRPVMSYGMHKVVGELLVADFSRRGAVCGRSLRLPGVLARPPAPTGQLSAFLSDLPRALAAGRPFVCPTSPQARTWASSLPCVVAQLLHAAGTPAAAWPAGRALMPPTLHFSLGEMVDAVAEVHQVPATALVRWAPDERIEALFGRFPPLQASAARDAGLVDDGDLPTLLRRALATG, encoded by the coding sequence ATGCATGTGCTGATCACCGGCGCGGCCGGCTTCATCGGGCAGGCGCTGGCCCACCAGCTGCTGCGCCAGCCGATGGTGGAGGGCCGGCCGCTGACGCGGCTGGGCCTGCTCGACCGCACGCCAGCCGCCGTGGCCGTGCCCAGCGCCGCCACCGCGCCCACACTGCAACACTGGCCTTGCGACCTGGCCGACCCCAAGGCCCAGGCCGCACTGGCCCACCGGCTGGCCGAGGATCCGGTGGACCTGGTGTTCCACCTGGCCAGCGTGCCGGGCGGCAGTGCCGAGCAGCAGGTGGTGCTGGCCCGGCAGGTCAACATCGACGCCACCGCGGTGCTGCTGGAAGCCGCGCAGGCCCAGGTGCAGGCCGGCGGCCCGGTGCCGGTGTTCGTGTTCGCCAGCTCCATCGCGGTGTACGGCACGCTGGTCGCGCCGGTGGACGATGCCACGCCGCTGCGGCCGGTGATGAGCTATGGCATGCACAAGGTGGTGGGCGAGCTGCTGGTGGCCGACTTCAGCCGCCGCGGCGCGGTGTGCGGCCGCTCGCTGCGGCTGCCCGGCGTGCTGGCGCGGCCACCCGCGCCCACCGGCCAGCTGTCGGCCTTTCTCAGCGACCTGCCGCGGGCACTGGCGGCCGGCCGGCCGTTCGTGTGCCCCACCTCGCCGCAGGCCCGCACTTGGGCTTCGTCACTGCCCTGCGTGGTGGCGCAGCTGCTGCATGCGGCCGGCACGCCGGCAGCCGCCTGGCCGGCCGGGCGGGCGCTGATGCCGCCCACGCTGCACTTCAGCCTGGGCGAGATGGTGGACGCGGTGGCCGAGGTGCATCAGGTGCCGGCCACCGCGCTGGTGCGCTGGGCGCCCGACGAGCGCATCGAAGCCTTGTTCGGCCGCTTTCCGCCGCTGCAGGCCAGCGCGGCCCGCGACGCAGGCCTCGTGGACGACGGCGACCTGCCCACCCTGCTGCGGCGGGCTTTGGCGACGGGCTGA
- a CDS encoding sensor histidine kinase yields the protein MHLVELIDDAAVPLLHSCDALPPAQAASLLQAVADDLRRTAASTACSLSPPARMNGHAPAARPCGEAPAACTLAQLMAGCGAVRAELLRHWLHTAPPAARMAQDLARLNGAVDVALGAAAEGLMRETERARNVFLSVLGHDLRTPISVLSIGCRLMGATPLNTAARSTLERQTRSLHRMTQLLDDLLDYNRASLDIGLQTASAPVDLAQVCRDELDQQQAMLSADRSLSFQCEARRLSLQADASRLRQVVGNLVDNARKYGAAGTPITVNLKRRESTAELSVTSLGPTLPKAMSEALFEPLRRGHSATFDGERSHLGIGLFIVRQVAQAHGGTATVSSAAGRTTFTVRLPLAQP from the coding sequence ATGCACCTGGTCGAGCTGATCGACGACGCGGCGGTTCCGCTGCTGCACAGCTGCGATGCCTTGCCGCCGGCCCAGGCCGCCAGCCTGCTGCAGGCGGTGGCCGACGACTTGCGGCGCACGGCCGCCAGCACCGCATGCAGCCTGTCGCCCCCGGCGCGCATGAACGGCCATGCGCCGGCCGCGCGCCCCTGTGGCGAAGCGCCTGCCGCCTGTACCTTGGCGCAGCTGATGGCCGGGTGTGGCGCGGTGCGCGCCGAACTGCTGCGGCACTGGCTGCACACCGCACCACCGGCCGCGCGCATGGCGCAGGACCTGGCCCGCTTGAACGGGGCGGTGGACGTGGCGCTGGGCGCCGCGGCCGAAGGCCTGATGCGCGAGACCGAGCGCGCGCGCAACGTGTTTCTCAGTGTGCTGGGCCATGACCTGCGCACGCCGATCAGCGTGTTGTCCATCGGCTGTCGGCTGATGGGGGCCACGCCGCTCAACACGGCGGCCCGATCGACGCTGGAGCGGCAGACGCGCAGCCTGCACCGCATGACGCAGCTGCTCGACGACCTGCTCGACTACAACCGGGCCAGCCTGGACATCGGCTTGCAGACGGCCTCGGCCCCGGTGGACCTGGCCCAGGTGTGCCGCGACGAACTGGACCAGCAGCAGGCCATGCTGAGCGCCGATCGCAGCCTGAGCTTCCAGTGCGAGGCGCGGCGGCTGTCGTTGCAGGCCGATGCTTCGCGGCTGCGGCAGGTGGTGGGCAACCTGGTGGACAACGCCCGCAAGTACGGCGCTGCCGGCACGCCGATCACGGTGAACCTGAAGCGCCGGGAATCCACTGCCGAGCTGTCGGTGACCAGCCTCGGGCCCACCTTGCCCAAGGCCATGTCGGAAGCGCTGTTCGAGCCGCTGCGCCGCGGCCATTCGGCCACCTTCGATGGCGAACGCAGCCACCTGGGCATCGGCCTGTTCATCGTGCGCCAGGTGGCCCAGGCCCACGGCGGCACCGCCACCGTGAGCTCCGCGGCCGGCCGCACCACCTTCACGGTGCGGCTGCCGCTGGCGCAGCCGTGA
- a CDS encoding tetratricopeptide repeat-containing diguanylate cyclase codes for MITLSNDEDLRLAPEVAARLDRGHACIDAMDLPAALALAQEAMTLSPGAAEHCRAQFLAARCHYFQGEFDLGALLAREARDTAVVAGEVAVQALAQTLEARCLEQAGEIGAALDQLLLTHQLVEAAPGGHAEHRTAEQYVAVTLGVTHLSLGDLEAALSWCEQAVMLARPLRNQGLLAAAIDTMACVYSALAAQARSDQRPDQALDLERQAAAASAQAMDIARRAGNERYESSALLNLVESLTLTGDTARAFELLEDWQRRHPQASGHHRAHHLGSLGFLLRATGRLAESVTAFEQARDLATDEPHRVHLTEQLALALELCGRWEEALQRYKDFHQQQLQLSTERVRRSARVAAARPDIARERARARHLASTNAELQRRTDDLSRQALEDPLTGLPNRRHVDQWLHAPGHMAAVLMIDVDHFKQVNDRHSHALGDEVLRTLGRLLQQNLRPQDVVARLGGEEFVAIVPGDADDEAVRRTAERLRTAVEQHAWHGLAEGLAVTVSVGAASPHEATSQQALLDLADRRLYEAKAQGRNRAVTAG; via the coding sequence ATGATCACCTTATCGAACGACGAGGACTTGCGGCTGGCCCCGGAAGTCGCTGCCCGCCTGGACCGCGGCCACGCCTGCATCGACGCGATGGACCTGCCGGCCGCACTGGCACTGGCCCAGGAGGCCATGACCTTGTCGCCCGGCGCGGCCGAACACTGTCGCGCGCAGTTCCTGGCGGCCCGCTGTCATTACTTCCAGGGCGAATTCGACCTGGGTGCGCTGCTGGCGCGTGAGGCGCGCGACACCGCCGTCGTGGCCGGCGAGGTGGCCGTGCAGGCCTTGGCGCAAACCCTCGAAGCCCGCTGCCTGGAACAGGCCGGCGAAATCGGCGCCGCCCTCGACCAGCTGCTTCTGACCCACCAGCTGGTGGAGGCCGCGCCCGGCGGCCATGCCGAGCACCGCACGGCCGAACAGTACGTCGCGGTGACGCTGGGCGTCACGCACCTGAGCCTGGGCGATCTGGAAGCGGCCTTGTCCTGGTGCGAGCAGGCGGTGATGCTGGCGCGGCCGCTGCGCAACCAGGGCCTGCTGGCCGCTGCCATCGACACCATGGCCTGCGTTTATTCGGCGCTGGCCGCCCAGGCGCGCAGCGACCAGCGGCCCGACCAGGCCCTGGACCTGGAGCGGCAGGCGGCAGCCGCATCGGCGCAGGCGATGGACATCGCGCGCCGCGCCGGCAACGAGCGCTACGAGTCCAGCGCCCTGCTCAACCTGGTGGAGTCGCTCACGCTCACCGGCGACACCGCCCGCGCCTTCGAGCTGCTGGAAGACTGGCAGCGCCGTCACCCGCAGGCATCCGGGCACCACCGGGCCCACCATCTGGGCTCGCTGGGCTTTTTGCTGCGCGCCACCGGCCGGCTGGCCGAGTCCGTGACGGCCTTCGAGCAGGCGCGGGACCTGGCCACCGACGAGCCGCACCGGGTGCACCTGACCGAGCAGCTGGCGCTGGCGCTGGAGTTGTGCGGCCGCTGGGAAGAGGCGTTGCAGCGTTACAAGGACTTTCACCAGCAGCAACTGCAGCTGAGCACCGAGCGCGTGCGGCGCAGCGCCCGCGTGGCCGCCGCGCGCCCGGACATCGCCCGCGAGCGCGCCCGCGCGCGGCACCTGGCCTCCACCAACGCCGAGCTTCAGCGCCGCACCGACGACCTCTCGCGCCAGGCGCTGGAAGACCCGCTGACCGGCCTGCCGAATCGGCGCCACGTCGACCAATGGCTGCATGCGCCCGGCCACATGGCGGCGGTGCTGATGATCGACGTCGACCACTTCAAGCAGGTGAACGACCGCCACTCGCATGCCCTGGGCGACGAGGTGCTGCGCACCCTGGGCCGCCTGCTGCAGCAGAACCTGCGGCCGCAGGACGTGGTGGCGCGGCTGGGCGGCGAGGAGTTCGTCGCCATCGTGCCGGGCGATGCCGATGACGAGGCCGTGCGGCGCACCGCCGAGCGCCTGCGCACCGCGGTCGAGCAGCACGCCTGGCACGGCCTGGCCGAAGGCCTGGCGGTCACCGTGAGCGTGGGCGCTGCCAGCCCCCATGAAGCCACCAGCCAGCAGGCGCTGCTCGACCTGGCCGACCGCCGGCTGTACGAGGCCAAGGCCCAGGGTCGCAACCGGGCGGTGACGGCGGGTTAG